In Myxococcales bacterium, the DNA window GGCGGTCTGCCGGCTTCGTTTCCTGCATACTGCAAGCTGTAGCCGCGCTCCGAGGGGGCGCGGTCGGGGTCGGACGGCGGCCTAACCCTGACATAAGGCTGACAGGACGAGCGCGTACACCGAGGGGATCCCCTGCCGAGGAGAGCCCCCATGCACACGTTTCGAATCCGCCCCCGTGGTCCATACCGTCTCGCCGAGTCCGCGCGCTTCGTGTGCGGCTTCACGCCCACGAGTGGCTCGACCGAGGTCCGCTCCGAGCGGGAGCTCGTGCTCGCGTTCGTGGCCGATCACGACTTCGCTCCGGTCACCGTGAGGGTGACCGAGGAAGGAGAGGACGTGGTCGTCGAGGCGTCGCGAAGCGTCACGGGGCTTCGGGAGCAGGTCGCGCGCATCTTGTCACTCGACGTCGACGCCAGCGACTTCGCGGAGGTGTGCGCGCGGGATTCGGAGCTCCATCTCCTCTCGTCTGCGCGGCCCGGGTTTCGTCCCGTGGTCTTTCCGTCGCCCTACGAAGCTGCGGTGTGGGGCGTGCTCGTGCAGCGAACGTCCATGCGCGCGGCTTCCACGATGAAGGCGCGTCTCGCGGAGGCGACCGGCACGAGGGCGAGCGGTTTCGGCGCGAGCTTCTCGGTCGCGCCACACCCGTGCGCGCTCCTCGACGTTCGTGAGGTCCGAGGGATCGTGCCGGAGAAGGTCCGTCGTCTCCACGGAATCGCCGAGGCCGCGCTCGCGGGCACGCTCTCGGCCGAGCGCCTTCGTGCTCTGCCGGAGGCACACGCCCTCGAGGAGCTCGAGCGATTGCCCGGGATCGGTCCGTGGACCTCGGCGTTCGTTCTGTGCCGAGGGGCGGGGAAGGTGGACATGCTGACGCTCGGAGAGCCTCGCCTCTTGCGCGCGGTCGGAGAGCTCTCGGTGCTCGGGTCCTCCCGCACGCCCGAGGTGCCGACACCGGGCGAGGTCGAGGTGCGCGCGCGCGCGTGGGCACCGTTTCGCACGTGGGCGTCGGTGCTCGTCGTCGCGAACCTCGCCGGGACTCCGCGCTGGCACGGACCGGACAAGCGCGTGCGCGTGCCGAAGAGGCTCGTCGTGAGCGAGAAGCTCCGTTCGTCGATGGCGTGACCGACGAGGGATCGACGCCTCTGGCCGTAGAGCCTCACGATCGAGCTGCGAAGTCCTTTACGGAGAGCGTCTTTCACGGCACCTTGCTGCGCCTCCGGGGGCGCACTTGAAACGGCCGAGCTCACTTCTTCGATGTCTCCTGCTCGCCCTCGTCGTAGGCGCCTTGGGGGCGCGGGTGTGTCCGGCCTCCGCCGCGACGGCGAGCGCCCTCGCGCCCACGAAGAAGTCCCACACGGCCTCACCCGCGCCCGACTGGATCGTCCGCGTCGAGCCCGGCGAGCTCCCCAAGGAGACGACGGGCAGCGCCGCCTTCGCCTTCTCGCTCGCGGACGATCAGGTGCGCCTCGCCGAGCACGAAGCGCACTACACCCGGCGCGTGGTCTCGCTCCGCACGACGGAGGGCGTCCGCGACTGGTCCGAGATCGCGATCGACCTCGACCCGCAGAACGAGAAGCTCGCGGTCCACACCATCCGCATCACGCGCGACGGGAAACCCCGGGACGTCCTCACGGATGCCGACGTCCGCGAGTTCTTCGTCGAGAGCAACGCCGAGAACCGCATCTACGATGGCCGCGTCCGCGTCCTCTTCGTCCTCAAGGACGTGCGGGTCGGAGACACCCTCGAGCTCGAGTACACGAAGACCGGGGAAAATCCCGTGTACGGAGGGCACTACTCTCGCACGTTCCCCGTGGCGTTCTCGAGTCACGCGGCAGTCGTTCAGCACCGTTTTCTCGTCCCGGAGGGCCGGCCGTTCGCGCACAAGGCCTTCGGCGCCGAGGTCGCGCACGTCGAGAAGGTGCTCGGTCGTCAGCACGAGCACGTGTTCCGGCGCACCCCGGCGCCAGCGGCGATCTTCGAGGACTCCGTGCCTGGGGCGTTCGACACGTTCCCGCAGGTCGAGGTGACGACACGCACCTCTTGGGCCGAGGTCGTCGCGTGGGCAAGGTCACTCTTTCCGATCGACGAGGCTCCCAAGGGCGCCGTCGCCGCGAAGATCGAAGAGCTCTCGAAGCTCCCGTCGGCGAACGCGCGCGCGCTCGCGGCGATCCGCTTCGTGCAGGACGAGATCCGCTACCTCGGCATCGAGATCGGTGAAAATACGGTGCGCCCGCACGCTCCCGAGTCCGTCATCGCGCAGCGGTTCGGGGACTGCAAAGACAAGGCGACCTTGCTCGTGATGCTCCTCCGTGGGCTCGGCTTCGAGGCGCATCCGGTGCTCGTCGACACGGAGAATGGCCACGACTTGGCGGCGGTGCTCCCGTCGGGCGGCGTGTTCGATCACGCGATCGTGGCCGTCGACCTCGACGGAAAGAGGCGCTTCGTCGACGCGACGATCGCCCACGAAGGCGGGAGGCTCGAGGACCTCGTCGCGCCCGACTACGGGCTCGCCCTCGTCCTGGCCAAGGAGACGACCGACCTCGAACGCATGCCCCTCGAGGACGCGAAGGAGCCGGCTCATGCCGTGAAGGAGGACCTCCGCGTCGGCGCCGACCACGTCTCGGCCACCCTCGTCGTCGAGACGACGTACCGACGAGGCTTCGCGAACGCGAAGCGGGCCGAGCTCGCACGAAGGTCCCTCGCAGCCCTCGAGAAGGACGCGCAGAACCGCAGGGCAACGGACGACGCGGAGGTCACGGTGACCGCCCCGTTCGAGCTCCGGGACGACCGCGACGCCAACGTCGTGATCACCGTCGAGCGCTATGCGCTCCCCCATTTCGTCCGTGACGGTCGAATGGACGTTTTCCCGTACGCCGTCGCGCCTGCGCTCGCGAAGCCGCGCACCAAGGTGCGAACGCTGCCGCTCGCGGTGGACCATCCCTTCTTCGCGCGCCACGAGATCTCCATCGACGCGGCGGGCGACGGCCTCGCGCTCCCCAGGGACGTCGACGTCGGAGGTGCGACCCTCGCCTTCTCGTCGCGCGGCACGTCGGAGGGCTCGAAGGGGCGCCTCGTCTACGAGCTCCGAACCAAAGCCCGCGCCGTGCCCGCGAAGGACGTGCCCGCGTACCTCCGGAACGTCGACACGGCGAACGACGCCGTCTACGCGAGCGTAGGCCTCGTCTTCACGAAGGCGCCGCAGAGCCGGAGCCGCGAGATCGCCTACGTCTTCGGGGGGTTCTTCGGCTTCGTGGTCGTGTTCGTCGCCGGCTCCGTCACCTTGACGCGGCTGCAAGAGCGCCGCCGCCGAGCGCGGAGCACTCCGAAGGCCGGTGAGTCGGCGCAGTCGGCGGTCGTCGTCGTGTCGCGTGAGGAAGCCGAGCGCGATTTCGCCAAGGTGAAATGCGCGTGTGGGCTCGTCGAGGGCGAGCCGTCGTTCGTGGTGTCGCGTCTCGGCGAGGGAGAGGTCCTCGCGGGAAAGGCGACGTGCACCTGCGGTGAGACGCGACGCCGCTACTACGCCGTCCGTGGGAGCTAGGTGCGCCCGTAGACCACGAGGGTCTTCGCACGAAGCGCGCCGAGCGAGCCCGGCTCTCCTCACGGTGATGCGTTTTGGCGCGCCCGCGCCTCAAATCCCTCCCATCACGGAGCTGCACCCGCACATGCCCGCGCCTCCCGTCGGTGCGCCTTGGGCGAGCTCACCGCGCGCCGAGTCGCTCACGCACTGCATCGCCTCACACTGGCCGTTCGGAGGAGGCGGCGCGACCACCGACACGCGCCCGCACCCGCAGTTGGGGTTCTCTTGGGTGCAGAGGCGCACCGACGTGCCGACGCAGCGTGAGCCGACCGGGGTGCCCCCTGCGAGGCACGCCGTGAGCGCGCCGTTCGGGAGCGTGCCGAAGCTCGTCGAGTCGGGGCTCGGGTTGATGAGGTTCCCGTCGACCAGGTCGGGGACGGAGGGCTCCTCTTTCGTACCGATGGTGCCCCCGTTGGCCGCCGTCACGCACTCTGCGAACGCGGTCGCCGCACCGTCCGCGCCGGTGCACCCCGAGCTGCACGAGGTCTGCTCCGGCGAGCAGTCTTGGGGTGTGTTCGGCTCCATGCACTGCGGGTTCACGCTGCACTGTTCGGTGTCCGAGCCGTCCGATTGCATCATGAATTCGAGGGCTTCGAGGGTCTCGCTGAGGGCCGTGGTGATGGCCGAGGCCACGATCGCGGCCACGGCGAAGCCCCCGCCGCCAGGGTTCCCCGCGGCCGGGGGAGAATCCGCGGGCACGGCGCCTCCCGTCGGCTGGGTGGGCGGAGGGTCGGCGGGCGCGTCGGCTCCCGCTTCGTTCAACGCGTCGGCGACGGCGGGCATCGCTGCGGCCGCCTCCTCCTTGGTCATGTGCATCGTGTCGCTGTCGTCGGCCTCGTTGACGAACGTGAGCGTGCCGTCCTCCGATTCGTAGACGTCCCAGGTCGTGTCGCCCTCCGTGACGGAGGCGACGAGGCGGGACTTTTTCTCCACCACCTCCCCGTTGAAGACGATACCCACCGTGGGTTTGCAGCTTGGGCCGCCGCTTCGGGCCGACCCGATGAGCCCTCCGAGGGCGCCGGCGCCCGGGTGGAGGCTCGCCGCGCACGCGAGCGTCGCCGCGCCGGGCCTGTCCGCCGTGAGCTCCCCGAGCGCACACTGCGTGCGGCTCGTCCCTCCGCCCACCGTCACGCCACCCGTGCCGGCCGGAGTGTCGGCCGACGGGGTCCCGCCACCGCCGCCACCACCGGTTCCGCACATGGCCGAGGCGGCGTCCGAGGGGGCGAGCACCGGAGCTCCCGGGACGGCGAGCTTCGCCGCGTCGCCCTTGGCGAGCCCACACCCGATGTCGCACGTGAAGGCCGTGGCGGCCCCGGAGCTCCCTACCGCGACGAGGTCCACACCGTGGCACGGCTGCAAGAGACCCTCGACGAGCCCCGGCAGGCCGTTCGTCGACAGGGCGCCCTTCGCGTCACGGAACACGAGGTTCTTCGTGCCCGCCGCGAGCTTGGTGAGGCTCCCGGCACGCTGCGCCTTCGACCCCACGGGGACGACCTTGCGCGTGCGCGGGTCGAGCAAATAGAGCCCCTGACGATGGAGCACGGTTCCGGGCGTGGCCGCCGCGGCGACGAGCTCGGCGCGGTGCTTCGCGAGCCAGAGGAGGCCCGGCTTCGTGTGCCCCGCGAGGGCGCGGTTCTGGTCGGCGAGGAGCAGGAGCGGGAGGGCCACGATCTGCCGGAAACGGGTCGCCGCGAGCGCACCCTCTTTGCCGAGCACGCGCGCGATCGTGGTGTCGATCTCTGCCACCATGGCGGCCTCGAGCGCGCGAAGCTGACGACCGCTCAGGCACGAGAGCTGCGTCTGGATGCGCCCGATCTGCTTCGCCACGCCGGCCTCGTCCTCGAAGACCGCGGCGCGGAGGTAGGCGTCGAGCATGCCCTCGAGCGCGAGATCGCCCCGGCACGACGGGGTGTCGCGCAGCGTGACGACCTCGGTGTGGAGCGAGGGGAGCCTGCGTGAAATGCCGAAGGTGTAGTCCGCGGAGAGCACCGACAGGGCGAAGACTCCCGAGCCTCCCGACACGTTCGCCTCCTTCCGCGCCGTCGCCCGGAGCGTTCCGAGCTGTCCTTCGAGCGCGAGCCGCTGCTTCTTGTGGGTGGCCTGGTGGTCGGCGATGCCCTTGCGAGCGGCGAGCAACGTCGCGCGGTCCGTGGTGTACGCGCTCGCGGCGGCGGCGACCTCGGCCTTGGGCTTCTTGGCGACGATCCTCGCGGCGATGAGCACACGACCGAGCACGGCCTCCTCGAGGGTACGCCTCTGGCGCGCCATGTCCTTGCCGAGCACCACGGCGGCCTCGCGCTCGGCCTTCTGGGCGGCACGGAGGCCCACGAGCCGCTGCTCCGAAGCTTTGATCTCGGCGTCGAACGTGGCCGATGTGAGGGCCGCTTCGTCGTCGGCGGAGACGCTTGCAGGGGCGGGGTCGGCGGGGCCGGAGCTGCAGCCGACGGCGGAGAGCGTGGAGGCGAACGACATGGCGAGGACGAGCGCGCACGGCGCGGTACGGGAAAAGGTCATCGCAAGAGGCTGCGGATGCCTCCCGCGGCGCGGAACCACACGCGCGCCTATGTGGGTCATAGGTGCCGTCTATGGGGCTCGTGGCGCGGCGAGCTGGAGCTCCGCGGCGGAACGCCCCGCTACGTCGCGAGCGGAGAGAATCCGGGCATGTCCCCGACGAGCGCGTCGAGGACGGCGCGATCCGGGCGGAAGGCGTGGCCCTCGAGCTTCGCAGGGGCGCGGATGCGGTCCATGCGGAACATGCGCGGCTCTCCCTTCTCGAGGTCCCGCGCGAGCACGTACCAGACCGGGGACTGCACGAGCAGGCCGTGAGGCTCGACCCGGCGCGCCGTGACCTTACCCTCCCGATCGCGGTACGCGAACCGGAGGCCCAGGCCTGCCGAGAAGGCCTCTTCGAAGATGCGCAGGAGCTCGGCGGGAGGAGGGCCAGCGCTCGTGCGTACGGCCTCGCTCGCCATGGGGCCGACGAAGACCCGGCGCGAGAGAGCGCGGAGCTGCGCGGCGCGAGGCTTCGGCAAGCTCGCGAGCAGCTTCGTCAGCGCGCGGCTCGCAGAGCTGCTCCAGGGAAGCTCGCTCCCGGCTCGTGCGAGCTGCGCGGCGAGCCAGAGCGTCACGATCTCGGCGACGCCGAGGTGCACCGCCGTGACACCGCGGCTCCCCTCGAGGCGCACGCCTCCTCCGGGCCCCACCTCCCCCGAGATGGGCATGCCGCGTTCGCGGAGGGTCGCGAGATCGCGCAGCACGGTGCGTGCGCTCACTCCGAGGTCGTGCGCGAGCGTGCCGACGGTCGTCGTGTCGGCGCTACGCAGGCGATCGGCGAGCTCCATGAGGCGTACGGCGCGCGACATTGGTGACAGTCTTTGTCAGGGTCGGCCGGTAGTCAAACCGAGTCACCGAAAGGAGCTTCCCGCATGAGCATTCGTGAGATCGTCACCTTCTCCGTTCACCCCCAGACCGAGCGCGGTGCCGTCGCTCGCGCCGCCAAGGAGGCCGAGCGCTTCCTCGACACGCTCCCCGGATACCGAGGGCGCGAGCTCTACTTCGACGAAGGGCACGACGTGTATGTCGACATCGTCACGTGGGACGACATGGACGCGGCGGTCGCCGGCGCGGAGAAGGCCATGCAGTCGGCCGATTGTGCGGCCTTCTTCGGGATGATCGTCGATGAGAGCGTGAAGATGCTCCACGCGGAGCGTGTCGCGCTCGGGTGACGTGGGAGGGGGGCCCGGGGCTGCCGTCGGCGAAGATGCGCGCGCGGCAGCCCGTCGCACCTAGCGTGCGGTCTCGTCGCCCTCGAGGGACGCGAAGACGGGCGCGAAGTGGGGCGCGTGCGTGCGGAGGAAGGCGACTTGCTCGGCGAGGTGCGCCTCCTTCCCCTCCCGCTTGGCGATGGCGGCGAGGCCCCAGGCCGCGAGCACCTTGCCGAGGAGCGGGAGCTTCTCCCGGGCGAGCTCGAGGACGCGGCGTGACTCGTCGTTCGTCGTGCCGGAGAGCGCGCGGCCCAGGGCCTCGTGCATGCGGAACGCGAGCGCGCTCGTCGAAGCGCCCGGGAAACCCTCGGGAATGTCGGCCTCCATCGCGGCGCGAATGGCGTGCGAACGGCCGCCTCCGTAGTCTCCACGGGCGTACGCGATGACGGCCCGGGCGACCGAGCGCTGCGCGTCGACCATGGGCGGGCAACCGTCCCACGAGATGGAACGGAGGCTTCGGTCGGCCTCTTCGACGTCGCCGTAGAGGGCCGTCACCGTCGCGACGTTGGCGGTCGCCATTTGCAGCCCGTACGGGATGGTCCCGCCGTTGCCGAACGCGAGCTCACGGAACGCGGCGGGGGTGGGTGCGAGCAGCGCCGCTGCGAGCTGCTTCTCCTTCTTGCGGCGAACGTAGAGCATGAGGCCGACGACCGCGGGGACGAGCAGCACGCTCGAGAACAAGGCCCCAAGCTCGCCACCCTCGGCGAGCCTGGCGAAATGCACGATCCACCCGGCGGCGATGACGGCGAGGGGTGCCCAAAGCAGCAGGAGGAGCCGACGGTTCGTGTCACGCGGGGAGGTCATGCGCGCAGCCTACATCGACCACCTCCCGAGGCGTGTCAGTCCGAGGCGGCGTCTCCTTCGGCGCCCGCGTCCGCGCATGGCGTGTCGTCGCAATGGACATCGCGGATCGAGGTCGTGCTCCCGCATTGGCACGTTCCGCAGCCGTCTGCTCGCGGGAACGTGTCGCCGCGGTTGTACCCGGCGTCGCCGTACGTGCAGTCGAAGGCCGACGAGCACGGGTAGCCGTCGCGCATGAGCAGGCCCAAGCAGACCCAATCGAGCCCGGGGCCTGGGATTCTGGCGCACGCGCACGACGCGCAGCACGTCGACGTGCCGATGCACCGCCCGCGGAAGGGGCCCTCGGGGACCCATCGATCCTCGTACATGCAGCCCCCGTCACCGGGCGGAGGGGAGCTCGCGGCGTCCGGCGATTCGTCGACCTGTCCGCCGCAGCAGGTGAACGTCACCGCTCCGAGAAGAGCGGCCACCATGGCAGGGACGAGCCCGTCGCGGATCCGCATCGCCGTAGGGTGCCACGGGAACAGGCTTCCGTCTCGTCGCGTGCGCGTCAGCTCGTGGGGTCTGGGTCGGGCCTCCGTGCCCTGCGGTATCCGGCGGCCCCGAGCAACACCATGCCCACCACGACGAGCACGTCGGCCACGTTGAAGACGGGCCAGTGGGGGAGGCGAATGAAGTCGACCACGAAGCCGCGCGCGAGCCTGTCGATCACGTTCCCCAGCGCGCCCGCGAGCAAGAACACGTACGCGGCTCGCTCGAGGCGGGGGCCGCGGCGGGTCTGGTAGAGGCGGACCGCGAGCGCGATCGTGAGGAGGAGCGGCACGATCGCGAGCACGAACGGGCGCGGCGTGAGGTGGAAGTGCGACAGGATCGAGAACGCGACGTCGTGGTTCTCGGCGTAGACGAGGTCGACGTGAGGCGCGAGGCTCACCGGGCCGCTCGCGAGCTTCTCCACGGCCGCAGCCTTGGTCGCGTGATCGCAGCCGACGAGGCCCGCGAGAGAGAGGAGAACGAAGAGCGAAGCGAGGGAGCGTCTGGCCATGCGAGGGGAGAACCGCGCACACCGGAAGACCCTTCCCGGGAAGTGCGCGTCGTGTGTCACGCACCGCGTGCACGTGTGCGGAGTGGGCCGACGCGCGGCCTGCACGTGCTCCCCTCGGAACGTGTGTTGCAGCACGTCGCACGCGCGCGAGGTCACGATGAAACAAGCCAAAAACCAGGGCGAATGGGCGCTGCACGGGCGCGCCGCGGAAGGCGTTTCGCTTCGCACTGGGTCGGTGGCTTCGCACGGAGGGCCGCCATGACCGACGTATCCCCGACCGACGAGGTGCTCGACGCCTACGTGAACCGGCCCCTCGCGGCGAGGCTCGTCGCCCTCGTCGCGCCCGTGCGTTGGATCACCCCGAACACCCTGACGGCGGTGTCGGCGGCGATGGGCACGCTCGCTGGGGTCACCCTCGTGCACGCGCCCGCCGCGGCGGCGCTCTTTCTCTTCGGGAGCATGGTGATCGACTGCGGGGATGGGCAGCTCGCGCGCGTGCGAGGCGGGGGTACGGTCCTCGGGCGCATCCTCGACGGGTACGCCGACTACTGGGTGGCTCTCTGCCTGCACGTCGGGCTCGTCTTCGCGCTCGTGCGCTCGGGGGTGACGTTCTTCGGGGTCGCCCTCTCGCCGCTCGCGATCTTCGTGCTCGTGCTCGCGGCGGGTGTGTCGCAGGCCCTCCACGCAGGCCACTTCGACTTCGAGAAGCGTCGTTTCTGGGCGTACACCGGCGTCGTTCGCGAGCCGGAGACCCCCGACACCTACCTGCGTGCCGCGGCCGAGAGCCGTGGTGTCGCGCGCCTCTTGCTCCGCGCCTTCGCGATGTACGTGCGCGCCCAACAAGCCGAGGGGACGGACACCCTCGTGCGCGAGGCCCGCGCGACCTCGTCCGACCCCGAGAGCGCCGCGCGTTACAAGCGTGAGCACGCGTGGCTCGTGCGCCTCTGGAGCCTCTTCGGGCCCACGTCGCACAACGGTCTTTTGCTCGTCATCGCGCTCGTCGCGGCCGCGCAGCCGGGCGCGCTCGTCGCCTACTGCGTGGTCGCGCTCGTCGTGGTGAACGTGTTCGCGGCGCTGGTGGCGACGCTCGAGAAGGTGACCGCGGGCCGTCTCGTCCATGCGTCGCGCTGAGTGACGATGCGGAGCGCGGCGCCTTCGACCGCGCGTTCGCTCGAGCGCCCAAGAGACCTCCCCACGACGTACGAGGTCCGGTGGGCGAGTCACCTCACCCGCACTTGGCGGCGGTGTCGGTGCCCGCGCAGTCTGCGGCGGCCTTGATGTTGACGATGCACCCGTCGACCTTCGCGGGATCGGCGCCGTTGTCCTTGATGTTCTGCGCGCTGTTTTGTTTGCACGCGTCGAACGAGTTGGTCTCGCACTTGGCGACCTCCGTCGCGGGGAAGCAGGCGAGATCGGCTTTGCGCTGGCAGGCCGCGGCGAGCAAGCGCTTGCACGTCTCGTCGACGGAGATGGTGGTGGGTGTCGTGCTCGGAGTGCCCCCGCCTCCGCTGGTGGTCTCCACGGAGCAACCTTGCGAAACGATCCCGAGAGCGGCGAGCACGACGCAGACGACAGAGGTTTTCATGGTGCCACGCTGACAGCTCGCGCCGCGCGAAACAACGCTTGGTTTTGCCGAGATCGGCACTCCGACCAAAACCGGATGGGATTCGAGGGGTTAAGATACGCGATTCGTGCCGTGGTCACTCGAGCGACCGTAGGCGGAATGGGCAGACACGCCGCTGCGCGAGGGGTGTCGCTCGGCGGCGCGACGCTCACACCGTGAGGGCCACGACCTTCCCGATCGCGACCAGCCCCAAGACGATCCAGAGCGCCGCCGCGGGCAGACCGCGCTCGCGGAGCTGTGTGCGTGCGGCGTGGAGCTCTCGCTCGGTGTCCGGCGCGCCCGCCTCTCCGCGCGCAACGAGCTCCTTCACCACGCCGAGCCCGCCCACCACGACGACGAGCGTGCGCACACCATGGGCCACGACCGCGGCGAGCAAGAGGACGGCGACGATGCCACCGAAGCCCCAGACGACCCCCGTCGCGCCCGTGCCCTTCGGCCCGTAGTCACCCGAGGTGAGTGTGAGGAGGGACCCCACGACCGTGACGCCAAAGGTTACCGCGACCGCGGCGAGCAAGCGTAAGGGCAAGCGATGGCACTGGCCCGTGAAGGTGCGCGCTCGAGCGAGGGCATCCCAGAGGGCGCTCGTCTCGACGCGGCTCACGAAGCGCCCGCGCTCGAAGACGCCCGCGAGGCGTAGTCACCTCCGAAGCGATGGTGGGGACGAGAGCTCAAGCTATGAACGCTATCGCCCACCCCACCCGCCGGCAAGGCGCGTCCTCCCGGCCCTCTCTTGCGGAGCGGCGTGTGCGTGCGGGCTCGGAGCGACCCTCTCGCCCGGTGCAGCCCTAACAGCACCGAAAGGTGACGTCGGGTTGGGCGCGCTCCAGCTCCGCAGGGCCATCGGCCGGCGAGGAGCTCGGGGTCGCCGAAGGGGTCGCCATGGAGCGCACCTCGCGGTAAGACCCCGCCATGCTCTCGTGGAAAAAGCAGGGGACGGGCCTTCGTGGCACCGAAGGTCCGTTCGTCGTGAACGTCGTTCCCAAAGGCGATGGTCGCTTCTCGTGGGAGATCTTCGCCGACGGCGCCGACAGCCCGCAGGCCACCGGCATCGGGAACTCGCTCGGCGCCACGAAGACCGCGGCCGAGCAGTACGTGAAGCGCTCGGGGCGTGTCTGATGCCCACCCACGACGCGAACGGCCGCCCCATCCGTGAGCTCCACGGGGTGAAGCTCGCCGACATTCTGGAGTACCTCGTCGCCAAGGTGGGCTTCCCCGCGCTCGCCGAGAAGATCCCCATTCGCTGTTTCGCCTACGATCCGTCGATCTCGTCGAGCCTCGTCTTTTTGCGTCGCACGCCCTGGGCGCGCGCGAAGGTCGAGGCGCTCTACGTGGAGCTTCGGCTCGCCGAGTGAAGGGGGCTCGCCCCTTGTGGCCCGTCAAACTCCCGGCTGCCGAGTCAACGTCGGCGACGCCGAGGCTTGGCGGAAGAGCGTGGCGCTACGGCCGCGTGTCGATTTCGGTCTCG includes these proteins:
- a CDS encoding DUF3857 domain-containing transglutaminase family protein — protein: MCPASAATASALAPTKKSHTASPAPDWIVRVEPGELPKETTGSAAFAFSLADDQVRLAEHEAHYTRRVVSLRTTEGVRDWSEIAIDLDPQNEKLAVHTIRITRDGKPRDVLTDADVREFFVESNAENRIYDGRVRVLFVLKDVRVGDTLELEYTKTGENPVYGGHYSRTFPVAFSSHAAVVQHRFLVPEGRPFAHKAFGAEVAHVEKVLGRQHEHVFRRTPAPAAIFEDSVPGAFDTFPQVEVTTRTSWAEVVAWARSLFPIDEAPKGAVAAKIEELSKLPSANARALAAIRFVQDEIRYLGIEIGENTVRPHAPESVIAQRFGDCKDKATLLVMLLRGLGFEAHPVLVDTENGHDLAAVLPSGGVFDHAIVAVDLDGKRRFVDATIAHEGGRLEDLVAPDYGLALVLAKETTDLERMPLEDAKEPAHAVKEDLRVGADHVSATLVVETTYRRGFANAKRAELARRSLAALEKDAQNRRATDDAEVTVTAPFELRDDRDANVVITVERYALPHFVRDGRMDVFPYAVAPALAKPRTKVRTLPLAVDHPFFARHEISIDAAGDGLALPRDVDVGGATLAFSSRGTSEGSKGRLVYELRTKARAVPAKDVPAYLRNVDTANDAVYASVGLVFTKAPQSRSREIAYVFGGFFGFVVVFVAGSVTLTRLQERRRRARSTPKAGESAQSAVVVVSREEAERDFAKVKCACGLVEGEPSFVVSRLGEGEVLAGKATCTCGETRRRYYAVRGS
- the lspA gene encoding signal peptidase II, with the translated sequence MARRSLASLFVLLSLAGLVGCDHATKAAAVEKLASGPVSLAPHVDLVYAENHDVAFSILSHFHLTPRPFVLAIVPLLLTIALAVRLYQTRRGPRLERAAYVFLLAGALGNVIDRLARGFVVDFIRLPHWPVFNVADVLVVVGMVLLGAAGYRRARRPDPDPTS
- a CDS encoding DUF2132 domain-containing protein, whose product is MPTHDANGRPIRELHGVKLADILEYLVAKVGFPALAEKIPIRCFAYDPSISSSLVFLRRTPWARAKVEALYVELRLAE
- a CDS encoding DNA-3-methyladenine glycosylase 2 family protein; this encodes MHTFRIRPRGPYRLAESARFVCGFTPTSGSTEVRSERELVLAFVADHDFAPVTVRVTEEGEDVVVEASRSVTGLREQVARILSLDVDASDFAEVCARDSELHLLSSARPGFRPVVFPSPYEAAVWGVLVQRTSMRAASTMKARLAEATGTRASGFGASFSVAPHPCALLDVREVRGIVPEKVRRLHGIAEAALAGTLSAERLRALPEAHALEELERLPGIGPWTSAFVLCRGAGKVDMLTLGEPRLLRAVGELSVLGSSRTPEVPTPGEVEVRARAWAPFRTWASVLVVANLAGTPRWHGPDKRVRVPKRLVVSEKLRSSMA
- a CDS encoding CDP-alcohol phosphatidyltransferase family protein, whose amino-acid sequence is MTDVSPTDEVLDAYVNRPLAARLVALVAPVRWITPNTLTAVSAAMGTLAGVTLVHAPAAAALFLFGSMVIDCGDGQLARVRGGGTVLGRILDGYADYWVALCLHVGLVFALVRSGVTFFGVALSPLAIFVLVLAAGVSQALHAGHFDFEKRRFWAYTGVVREPETPDTYLRAAAESRGVARLLLRAFAMYVRAQQAEGTDTLVREARATSSDPESAARYKREHAWLVRLWSLFGPTSHNGLLLVIALVAAAQPGALVAYCVVALVVVNVFAALVATLEKVTAGRLVHASR
- a CDS encoding WYL domain-containing protein, which translates into the protein MSRAVRLMELADRLRSADTTTVGTLAHDLGVSARTVLRDLATLRERGMPISGEVGPGGGVRLEGSRGVTAVHLGVAEIVTLWLAAQLARAGSELPWSSSASRALTKLLASLPKPRAAQLRALSRRVFVGPMASEAVRTSAGPPPAELLRIFEEAFSAGLGLRFAYRDREGKVTARRVEPHGLLVQSPVWYVLARDLEKGEPRMFRMDRIRAPAKLEGHAFRPDRAVLDALVGDMPGFSPLAT